The following proteins are encoded in a genomic region of Thiomicrospira sp. R3:
- a CDS encoding diguanylate cyclase, with amino-acid sequence MLINRLKNSIKLRVMLFSHLTLVILFVLIGLLVTFTIYEENKQRYQLMQQDANHQLALLIELELADRLNTLSGFAPQLAGQDELLTLGEMQALMDSRVRLHRFFNNGLIVTDAKGQILVDSPVVAGRAGVDASSREFIQQVLNTQSAVVTKPLSGLVMEKPIFNIAVPIFSESEKVVGVLFGVTLLNEDNFLIDLSKNLVSMNLSQFYVVDKQNDMIAASSNLDLVFQPLSSYAKICGLLQAIQGGQLTGFAKDAYGQEVMFSSDPVGSLGWEVVHAVSLASILAPVWPLLLNLTGLLVLLMGLILALVTWFMRRELQPLEESASQMDAMSSGLLAFKPIQTERQDELGRLISAFNRLLVKQQDILKELTESKQAAEQASQTKSEFLTNMSHEIPTPLGAVQQDDEVNQSIKQVAEQMIEHPGELETDKQVEELLASTKPRILIVDDEPANARVLANGLKDDYLLLLANSGEKALKLAQSDPQPDLVLLDIMMPDMDGYQVCRTLKNDPKTQNIPVVFVSALDQRHDEEKGLNMGAVDYISKPFHLPIVKSRIRNHLALKLKTDLLEEMSHMDGLTHIANRRQFDETLVKESLRLARSGKPLGLIMLDIDFFKPFNDHYGHGQGDICLQKVAQALQSLIHRPGDLLARYGGEEFVVLLPETGRRGTQRIAEELRPAVESLQLMHEYSAVSNYVTISVGAVSGWAQNQQQAEQMLKQADDALYQAKQNGRNRTCVV; translated from the coding sequence ATGTTAATAAACCGATTAAAAAATAGTATCAAACTGCGAGTGATGTTGTTCAGTCATCTAACGCTGGTGATTTTGTTTGTGCTCATTGGTTTGTTGGTCACCTTTACAATTTATGAAGAAAACAAACAGCGTTATCAGTTAATGCAGCAAGACGCCAATCATCAATTGGCTTTATTGATTGAACTGGAACTGGCCGATAGGTTAAACACCTTGAGTGGCTTTGCACCTCAGTTGGCGGGACAGGATGAACTGTTAACTCTAGGTGAAATGCAAGCTCTAATGGATAGTCGCGTACGTTTGCATCGCTTTTTTAATAACGGATTGATTGTCACCGATGCCAAGGGACAGATTTTAGTGGATTCGCCGGTTGTTGCGGGTCGAGCTGGGGTTGATGCGAGTTCGCGAGAGTTTATTCAGCAGGTATTGAATACCCAGTCTGCAGTTGTCACTAAACCCTTGAGTGGGTTGGTGATGGAAAAACCGATTTTTAATATTGCCGTTCCGATTTTCAGTGAAAGCGAAAAGGTGGTTGGCGTATTGTTTGGCGTAACTTTACTTAATGAGGACAATTTTTTAATTGACCTTTCAAAAAACCTTGTCAGTATGAATCTAAGTCAATTTTATGTGGTCGATAAGCAAAATGATATGATTGCCGCCTCGTCTAATCTTGATTTGGTGTTTCAACCACTTTCTAGTTATGCCAAAATCTGCGGCCTATTACAAGCGATTCAAGGTGGGCAGTTAACGGGATTTGCTAAGGATGCCTATGGACAGGAGGTGATGTTTAGCAGTGACCCTGTTGGTAGCCTAGGTTGGGAGGTGGTGCATGCTGTGTCGTTGGCGTCTATTTTGGCTCCTGTTTGGCCTTTGTTATTGAACTTGACAGGGTTGTTGGTGTTGTTGATGGGGTTGATATTAGCATTAGTGACCTGGTTTATGCGTCGCGAACTTCAGCCTTTAGAGGAGTCAGCCTCCCAAATGGATGCAATGTCTTCAGGTCTGCTGGCTTTTAAACCGATTCAAACTGAGCGTCAAGACGAGTTGGGGCGTTTAATCTCGGCCTTTAATCGTTTATTGGTTAAGCAACAAGATATCTTAAAAGAATTGACCGAGTCTAAGCAAGCTGCCGAACAAGCCAGCCAAACTAAGTCTGAATTTTTAACCAATATGAGCCATGAGATTCCTACTCCGTTAGGTGCTGTACAGCAGGATGACGAGGTTAATCAATCTATCAAGCAGGTGGCCGAGCAGATGATTGAGCATCCTGGCGAACTAGAAACTGATAAGCAAGTAGAAGAGCTGTTAGCGAGCACTAAGCCGCGTATTTTAATTGTGGATGATGAGCCAGCGAATGCGCGGGTTTTGGCGAATGGCTTAAAGGACGATTATTTGTTGTTGTTGGCTAATTCGGGTGAGAAGGCCTTGAAGTTGGCGCAGAGTGATCCTCAACCTGATTTAGTGTTGCTTGATATTATGATGCCAGATATGGATGGGTATCAGGTTTGTCGTACGCTTAAAAATGACCCGAAAACACAAAATATTCCGGTGGTGTTTGTTAGTGCACTTGACCAGCGTCATGATGAAGAAAAAGGGTTGAATATGGGCGCGGTTGATTATATTTCTAAGCCGTTTCATTTGCCGATTGTTAAGTCGCGGATTCGTAATCATTTGGCGTTGAAGTTGAAAACCGACTTGCTTGAAGAAATGTCGCATATGGATGGACTGACTCATATCGCGAACCGCCGTCAATTTGATGAAACCTTGGTAAAGGAAAGCCTTCGTTTGGCGAGAAGTGGTAAGCCTCTGGGGCTGATTATGCTGGATATTGACTTTTTTAAACCCTTTAATGATCATTATGGACACGGACAAGGGGATATTTGTTTGCAAAAGGTTGCGCAAGCCTTGCAGTCGTTAATTCATCGCCCAGGCGATTTGTTGGCACGTTATGGCGGCGAAGAGTTTGTTGTGTTGTTGCCTGAAACGGGGCGGCGTGGTACGCAGCGCATTGCGGAGGAATTACGCCCAGCGGTTGAGTCTTTGCAGTTGATGCATGAGTATTCGGCTGTTTCGAACTATGTCACGATTAGCGTTGGTGCGGTGTCGGGTTGGGCACAAAATCAACAACAAGCTGAACAGATGTTGAAGCAGGCAGATGATGCCTTGTATCAAGCCAAGCAGAATGGGCGAAACCGAACCTGTGTGGTATAG
- the murC gene encoding UDP-N-acetylmuramate--L-alanine ligase produces the protein MKEQVKRIHFVGIGGVGMAGIAEVCLNLGFEVSGSDVKVNANIHRLQAQGALVQFDHQPNLMCTADVLVVSSAIKSDNPEVRWAKSQRIPVIPRAEMLAELMRMRFGIAIAGTHGKTTTTSLTAAILTQGGLDPTFVIGGKLNQVGTHARLGSSKYLVAEADESDASFLHLTPMMSVITNIDMDHMETYQGDFSRLINTYIEFTNRLPFYGLAVVCLDDVHIKGLVHDLPRKTRTYGFDEQADVRAVEVEALGLRSRFRVLTQDQQSFVVELNIPGRHNVQNALAAIAVALEVGVSVEAIQQALTEFAGVGRRFEVYHHRLIGNKSVTLVDDYGHHPTELQATLATARSAFEAKRIVLVFQPHRYSRTRDLFDDFVHALMEADLVILSQVYPAGETPLPNFDSKALIQAMRMRGAQNLVLVENFTELESLAAGVLQDDDVVLMMGAGDIGAWAKTWQEQRA, from the coding sequence ATGAAAGAACAAGTTAAACGAATTCATTTTGTGGGGATCGGTGGTGTTGGTATGGCTGGTATTGCCGAGGTTTGTTTAAACCTTGGGTTTGAGGTATCGGGTTCAGATGTAAAGGTGAATGCGAATATTCATCGGTTGCAGGCGCAAGGGGCCTTAGTTCAGTTTGATCATCAACCTAATTTGATGTGCACAGCGGATGTGTTGGTGGTGTCGAGTGCGATCAAGTCGGACAATCCCGAGGTACGCTGGGCAAAGTCGCAGCGTATCCCTGTTATTCCTCGTGCTGAAATGCTGGCCGAGTTAATGCGGATGCGGTTTGGCATTGCGATTGCAGGTACGCATGGTAAAACCACAACGACCAGCCTTACCGCCGCTATTTTGACGCAGGGCGGATTAGACCCTACTTTTGTTATTGGCGGTAAGCTTAATCAGGTAGGCACCCATGCACGTTTGGGTTCGAGCAAGTACCTTGTTGCCGAGGCCGATGAATCGGATGCTTCTTTCCTTCACCTTACGCCTATGATGTCGGTGATTACTAATATCGACATGGATCATATGGAAACCTATCAGGGCGATTTTTCACGTCTCATTAATACCTACATTGAATTTACGAATCGTTTGCCGTTTTATGGTTTGGCGGTGGTGTGTTTGGATGATGTGCATATAAAAGGGCTGGTGCATGATTTGCCGCGAAAAACTCGAACCTATGGGTTTGATGAGCAGGCGGATGTGCGTGCGGTTGAGGTGGAAGCCTTGGGTTTACGCAGTCGTTTTCGTGTTTTGACACAGGATCAGCAGTCCTTTGTGGTTGAGTTAAATATTCCTGGGCGCCATAACGTCCAAAATGCACTGGCGGCCATTGCGGTCGCGCTGGAAGTGGGCGTGAGTGTTGAAGCGATTCAGCAGGCATTAACTGAATTTGCGGGTGTCGGTCGGCGCTTTGAGGTTTATCACCATCGTTTAATCGGTAATAAATCGGTAACGCTGGTTGATGACTATGGTCACCACCCTACTGAGTTACAGGCTACCTTGGCGACGGCGCGGAGCGCATTTGAAGCTAAACGAATTGTTTTGGTTTTTCAACCTCATCGTTACAGCCGAACCCGTGACTTATTTGATGATTTTGTGCATGCATTGATGGAAGCGGATTTGGTCATTTTGAGTCAGGTTTATCCAGCGGGCGAAACGCCCTTGCCGAATTTTGATTCAAAAGCGTTAATTCAGGCGATGCGTATGCGGGGGGCACAAAATCTAGTATTGGTTGAAAACTTTACCGAGCTTGAGAGTTTGGCGGCAGGTGTGTTGCAGGATGATGATGTAGTATTAATGATGGGCGCAGGTGATATTGGCGCTTGGGCTAAAACCTGGCAGGAGCAGAGAGCGTAA